In the genome of Nymphaea colorata isolate Beijing-Zhang1983 chromosome 9, ASM883128v2, whole genome shotgun sequence, one region contains:
- the LOC116259866 gene encoding homogentisate 1,2-dioxygenase, with protein sequence MDGEKGGALGSGLVSSEWLLEYQSGFGNHFSSEALPGALPEGQNSPLVCPYGLYAEQISGTSFTAPRKYNLRSWLYRIKPSVTHEPFQHRNPCHENLISEFSNSLTSATPTQLRWKPADFPSSPTDFIDGIYTICGAGSSFLRHGYAIHMYAANKSMDNCAFCNADGDFLIVPQIGRLWITTEFGRLQVSPGEVAVLQQGFRFSVDLPDGPSRGYIAEVFGTHFQLPDLGPIGANGLAAARDFQVPVAFFEKESRPGYTIVQKYGGELFTAKQDFSPFNVVAWHGNYVPYKYDLSKFCPFNTVLVDHGDPSINTVLTAPSDKPGVALLDFVIFPPRWLVAEHTFRPPYYHRNCMSEFMGLIYGGYEAKADGFLPGGASLHSCMTPHGPDTKTFEATVARGEDTGPFRIADTMAFMFESCLIPRVCQWALESPYRDHDYYQCWIGLKSHFSIEEKGTLKASRNLLTDDAHEHVEGDCRKTAIHGCP encoded by the exons ATGGACGGTGAGAAGGGAGGGGCGCTGGGATCGGGTTTGGTATCGTCGGAGTGGTTGTTGGAGTACCAATCGGGGTTCGGGAACCACTTCTCGTCGGAAGCGCTTCCTGGTGCGCTCCCCGAAGGGCAGAACAGCCCCCTTGTCTGCCCCTACGGCCTGTACGCCGAGCAGATCTCCGGCACCTCCTTCACCGCTCCCCGCAAATATAATCTCaggag TTGGCTGTACCGGATTAAACCTTCTGTTACACATGAACCATTCCAACACAGAAATCCATGCCACGAAAATCTGATATCAGAATTTAGTAATTCTTTAACATCTGCTACACCAACTCAACTGCGTTGGAAGCCTGCTGATTTTCCTAGCTCACCTACTGACTTCATTGATGGGATTTACACAATATGTGGAGCTGGAAGTTCTTTCCTGCGACATGGTTATGCCATCCACAT GTATGCTGCCAACAAATCGATGGATAATTGTGCTTTCTGTAATGCCGATGGTGACTTTCTGATTGTCCCCCAGATAGGAA GGTTATGGATCACAACTGAGTTCGGAAGATTACAGGTTTCTCCTGGTGAAGTAGCTGTTTTGCAGCAGGGCTTTCGTTTTTCTGTTGACCTGCCGGACGGTCCATCACGTGGCTACATTGCTGAGGTTTTTGGTACCCACTTTCAATTGCCTGATCTTGGTCCTATAG GTGCCAATGGCCTGGCTGCAGCGAGGGATTTTCAGGTCCCAGTCgctttctttgaaaaggaatCTCGCCCAGGATACACAATTGTTCAAAAGTATGGTGGTGAGCTTTTTACGGCCAAACaagatttttctccttttaatgTGGTGGCTTGGCATGGGAACTACGTCCCTTACAAG TATGATCTCAGCAAATTTTGCCCATTCAATACCGTTTTGGTTGATCATGGAGATCCTTCAATAAACACAG TACTTACAGCGCCCTCAGACAAGCCTGGTGTAGCTTTGCTAGATTTTGTGATCTTCCCTCCTCGATGGTTGGTGGCTGAGCACACCTTCCGCCCTCCTTACTACCACAGGAATTGCATGAGTGAATTTATGGGATTGATTTATGGTGGCTATGAG GCAAAAGCAGATGGGTTTCTGCCTGGTGGTGCAAGTTTGCATAGTTGCATGACCCCTCATGGACCTGACACTAAGACCTTTGAG GCGACAGTGGCACGTGGAGAGGATACTGGACCATTCAGAATAGCAGACACTATGGCATTCATGTTTGAGTCATGCTTGATACCCCGAGTTTGTCAATGGGCACTAGAGTCTCCTTACAGAGATCATGATTACTACCAATGCTGGATAGGTCTGAAATCCCACTTCTCAATTGAAGAGAAGGGGACACTGAAAGCAAGCAGGAACCTGCTCACTGATGACGCTCATGAGCATGTAGAAGGTGACTGCAGGAAGACTGCTATCCATGGCTGTCCTTAG